Proteins encoded within one genomic window of Amphiura filiformis unplaced genomic scaffold, Afil_fr2py scaffold_128, whole genome shotgun sequence:
- the LOC140145076 gene encoding uncharacterized protein, with amino-acid sequence MVDGECGVIKEAVYNYLYNYSTSLSYTPHTNLTIFFLVVISLLDHFFDVYGMGERSVQLSCDNCSGRNKNRYSIIKSITLNFMLAEHTKLLPDGCFGLIKQRFRVTKVSCLDDMCDVVSASARIAQTNLPQLVGKEDGTPVVVQRAWDTHLEPYSSAVKEILAYHHFRFGADTPGKVFVRQFVDSPEVEVGSGSSGHERIIRQREEDPLPEAQHPRLMQLSTGRGRERGRGQRKVAGRGRGHGRGLDK; translated from the exons atggtggatggggagtgtggggtgatcaAAGAAg CAGTTTATAATTATTTGTACAACTATTCCACAAGCCTgtcatacacaccccacacaaatTTAACCATTTTCTTTCTTGTTGTTATTAGTTTGCTTGACCATTTCTTTGATGTCTACGGCATGGGGGAGCGTTCTGTCCAGTTGTCTTGCGATAACTGTTCTGGACGGAATAAGAaccggtata gCATAATTAAATCAATAACTCTAAACTTTATGTTGGCTGAACATACAAAATTGCTGCCCGATGGATGTTTCGGCCTCATCAAGCAGCGATTTCGTGTGACCAAGGTTAGCTGTCTTGATGACATGTGTGATGTGGTGTCAGCAAGTGCCAGAATTGCCCAGACCAATCTTCCACAGCTTGTTGGTAAAGAAGATGGTACTCCAGTGGTAGTACAGAGAGCGTGGGATACCCACCTGGAGCCCTATTCATCAGCTGTTAAGGAAATCTTGGCCTACCACCATTTTCG GTTTGGTGCAGATACACCAGGCAAGGTATTTGTAAGGCAGTTCGTGGACTCACCAGAAGTTGAG GTGGGTTCTGGTAGCAGTGGACATGAACGTATTATCCGCCAGCGTGAGGAAGATCCTCTTCCAGAAGCACAACATCCACGACTCATGCAGCTGAGCACTGGCAGAGGGCGAGAACGAGGTAGAGGACAAAGGAAGGTGGCTGGACGAGGAAGAGGACATGGCAGAGGCCTGGATAAATGA